A window of the Gossypium hirsutum isolate 1008001.06 chromosome A03, Gossypium_hirsutum_v2.1, whole genome shotgun sequence genome harbors these coding sequences:
- the LOC107938535 gene encoding regulator of nonsense transcripts UPF3 isoform X11, giving the protein MKRTLDRTKVVLRHLPPSITETMLMEQVDSAFAGRYNWFSFSPGKNRQKHQSCSRLYIDFKSPEDVLEFAEFFNGHVFVNEKDPEYLEFLEFLAKPVENLPSAEIQLERREAERVGALKDSSIVTPLMDFVRRKRAAKVGSRKSLSNGKLSRRAGGQSGGIPSSASSKRGSEKRRGSTTMYVLRDSLKNASGKDKSTYILVSRRDEQQLSNKPVILASSVGTEVSEEESGATRITDADKNKVLLLKGKGKEKEKEISHVAGSILHQQNFTSPIKTILRSTPTKLNSRRENRIIRGILLNKDSRQSQCPGFQSEQHIETSNLKKERRPPWHPQANLGLKDACNASDGNVAGNHLHGAKKLERRSRNKDRTDHGVWTLRHSDGSCASDESLPSSASQSAQILIDSSEGACGDTKVDFSSVGSCKGSSKHISRRVAVANGSSAVNDGKPGKRANVYGSHEKQVWVQKSSSGS; this is encoded by the exons ATGAAGCGGACTTTGGATCGAACCAAAGTGGTTCTCCGCCACTTGCCACCGTCCATTACGGAGACCATGCTCATGGAACAAGTCGATAGTGCCTTTGCTGGCCGTTACAACTGGTTTTCCTTCAGTCCAGGAAAGAACCG TCAGAAGCATCAGTCTTGTTCCAGACTGTACATAGACTTCAAGAGCCCTGAGGATGTCTTGGAGTTTGCAGAGTTCTTTAATGGTCATGTGTTTGTTAATGAGAAAG ATCCTGAGTATTTGGAGTTCCTTGAATTTCTTGCGAAGCCAGTCGAGAATCTTCCTAGTGCAGAGATACAATTAGAGAGGAGGGAGGCTGAAAGAGTTG GTGCACTGAAGGATTCTTCCATAGTTACACCTTTAATGGATTTTGTTAGACGGAAAAGAGCTGCTAAGGTTGGATCACGg AAGTCACTGTCTAATGGGAAACTTAGCAGAAGAGCTGGTGGACAATCTGGTGGGATTCCAAGTTCAGCATCATCAAAAAGAGGTTCTGAAAAGAGGCGGGGTTCTACTACAATG TATGTTCTAAGGGATAGCTTGAAAAATGCAAGTGGCAAAGACAAATCAACATACATTCTGGTTTCTAGAAGAGATGAGCAGCAACTTTCCAATAAGCCTGTTATTTTGGCATCATCTGTGGGAACTGAAGTATCTGAAGAGGAAAGCG GAGCTACTAGAATTACTGATGCCGATAAAAATAAAGTTCTGCTTCtgaaagggaaagggaaagagaaagagaaagaaatttCTCAT GTGGCTGGAAGTATATTGCATCAACAGAATTTTACTTCTCCAATTAAAACAATACTTCGTTCAACTCCTACCAAACTGAACTCACGACGCGAAAACAGAATAATCAGAGGCATACTGTTAAACAAGGATTCTCGTCAAAGTCAGTGTCCCGGCTTCCAGTCAGAGCAGCATATTGAGACCTCAAATTTGAAAAAAGAGAGACGACCTCCTTGGCATCCACAAGCAAATTTAGGTTTGAAGGATGCATGCAATGCTTCAGATGGTAACGTTGCTGGGAATCACTTGCATGGTGCTAAGAAGCTAGAAAGACGTAGCAGAAACAAAGATAGAACAGATCATGGTGTTTGGACCCTTCGCCATTCTGATGGATCATGTGCTAGTGATGAGTCCTTGCCATCATCTGCTTCTCAATCTGCGCAGATACTTATAGATTCTTCAGAAG GAGCTTGTGGTGATACTAAAGTTGATTTCTCAAGTGTTGGGAGCTGCAAAG GATCCAGTAAGCACATCAGCCGTCGTGTAGCAGTTGCCAATGGATCATCTGCTGTGAATGATGGGAAACCAGGGAAAAGAGCCAATGTGTATGGTTCTCATGAG AAACAAGTATGGGTACAGAAATCTAGTTCTGGTTCTtag
- the LOC107938535 gene encoding regulator of nonsense transcripts UPF3 isoform X6 — translation MKRTLDRTKVVLRHLPPSITETMLMEQVDSAFAGRYNWFSFSPGKNRQKHQSCSRLYIDFKSPEDVLEFAEFFNGHVFVNEKDPEYLEFLEFLAKPVENLPSAEIQLERREAERVGALKDSSIVTPLMDFVRRKRAAKKSLSNGKLSRRAGGQSGGIPSSASSKRGSEKRRGSTTMYVLRDSLKNASGKDKSTYILVSRRDEQQLSNKPVILASSVGTEVSEEESGATRITDADKNKVLLLKGKGKEKEKEISHVAGSILHQQNFTSPIKTILRSTPTKLNSRRENRIIRGILLNKDSRQSQCPGFQSEQHIETSNLKKERRPPWHPQANLGLKDACNASDGNVAGNHLHGAKKLERRSRNKDRTDHGVWTLRHSDGSCASDESLPSSASQSAQILIDSSEGACGDTKVDFSSVGSCKGKTFASEHNGSSKHISRRVAVANGSSAVNDGKPGKRANVYGSHEKQVWVQKSSSGS, via the exons ATGAAGCGGACTTTGGATCGAACCAAAGTGGTTCTCCGCCACTTGCCACCGTCCATTACGGAGACCATGCTCATGGAACAAGTCGATAGTGCCTTTGCTGGCCGTTACAACTGGTTTTCCTTCAGTCCAGGAAAGAACCG TCAGAAGCATCAGTCTTGTTCCAGACTGTACATAGACTTCAAGAGCCCTGAGGATGTCTTGGAGTTTGCAGAGTTCTTTAATGGTCATGTGTTTGTTAATGAGAAAG ATCCTGAGTATTTGGAGTTCCTTGAATTTCTTGCGAAGCCAGTCGAGAATCTTCCTAGTGCAGAGATACAATTAGAGAGGAGGGAGGCTGAAAGAGTTG GTGCACTGAAGGATTCTTCCATAGTTACACCTTTAATGGATTTTGTTAGACGGAAAAGAGCTGCTAAG AAGTCACTGTCTAATGGGAAACTTAGCAGAAGAGCTGGTGGACAATCTGGTGGGATTCCAAGTTCAGCATCATCAAAAAGAGGTTCTGAAAAGAGGCGGGGTTCTACTACAATG TATGTTCTAAGGGATAGCTTGAAAAATGCAAGTGGCAAAGACAAATCAACATACATTCTGGTTTCTAGAAGAGATGAGCAGCAACTTTCCAATAAGCCTGTTATTTTGGCATCATCTGTGGGAACTGAAGTATCTGAAGAGGAAAGCG GAGCTACTAGAATTACTGATGCCGATAAAAATAAAGTTCTGCTTCtgaaagggaaagggaaagagaaagagaaagaaatttCTCAT GTGGCTGGAAGTATATTGCATCAACAGAATTTTACTTCTCCAATTAAAACAATACTTCGTTCAACTCCTACCAAACTGAACTCACGACGCGAAAACAGAATAATCAGAGGCATACTGTTAAACAAGGATTCTCGTCAAAGTCAGTGTCCCGGCTTCCAGTCAGAGCAGCATATTGAGACCTCAAATTTGAAAAAAGAGAGACGACCTCCTTGGCATCCACAAGCAAATTTAGGTTTGAAGGATGCATGCAATGCTTCAGATGGTAACGTTGCTGGGAATCACTTGCATGGTGCTAAGAAGCTAGAAAGACGTAGCAGAAACAAAGATAGAACAGATCATGGTGTTTGGACCCTTCGCCATTCTGATGGATCATGTGCTAGTGATGAGTCCTTGCCATCATCTGCTTCTCAATCTGCGCAGATACTTATAGATTCTTCAGAAG GAGCTTGTGGTGATACTAAAGTTGATTTCTCAAGTGTTGGGAGCTGCAAAGGTAAAACTTTTGCAAGTGAACATAATG GATCCAGTAAGCACATCAGCCGTCGTGTAGCAGTTGCCAATGGATCATCTGCTGTGAATGATGGGAAACCAGGGAAAAGAGCCAATGTGTATGGTTCTCATGAG AAACAAGTATGGGTACAGAAATCTAGTTCTGGTTCTtag
- the LOC107938535 gene encoding regulator of nonsense transcripts UPF3 isoform X12, producing the protein MKRTLDRTKVVLRHLPPSITETMLMEQVDSAFAGRYNWFSFSPGKNRQKHQSCSRLYIDFKSPEDVLEFAEFFNGHVFVNEKDPEYLEFLEFLAKPVENLPSAEIQLERREAERVGALKDSSIVTPLMDFVRRKRAAKVGSRSLSNGKLSRRAGGQSGGIPSSASSKRGSEKRRGSTTMYVLRDSLKNASGKDKSTYILVSRRDEQQLSNKPVILASSVGTEVSEEESGATRITDADKNKVLLLKGKGKEKEKEISHVAGSILHQQNFTSPIKTILRSTPTKLNSRRENRIIRGILLNKDSRQSQCPGFQSEQHIETSNLKKERRPPWHPQANLGLKDACNASDGNVAGNHLHGAKKLERRSRNKDRTDHGVWTLRHSDGSCASDESLPSSASQSAQILIDSSEGACGDTKVDFSSVGSCKGSSKHISRRVAVANGSSAVNDGKPGKRANVYGSHEKQVWVQKSSSGS; encoded by the exons ATGAAGCGGACTTTGGATCGAACCAAAGTGGTTCTCCGCCACTTGCCACCGTCCATTACGGAGACCATGCTCATGGAACAAGTCGATAGTGCCTTTGCTGGCCGTTACAACTGGTTTTCCTTCAGTCCAGGAAAGAACCG TCAGAAGCATCAGTCTTGTTCCAGACTGTACATAGACTTCAAGAGCCCTGAGGATGTCTTGGAGTTTGCAGAGTTCTTTAATGGTCATGTGTTTGTTAATGAGAAAG ATCCTGAGTATTTGGAGTTCCTTGAATTTCTTGCGAAGCCAGTCGAGAATCTTCCTAGTGCAGAGATACAATTAGAGAGGAGGGAGGCTGAAAGAGTTG GTGCACTGAAGGATTCTTCCATAGTTACACCTTTAATGGATTTTGTTAGACGGAAAAGAGCTGCTAAGGTTGGATCACGg TCACTGTCTAATGGGAAACTTAGCAGAAGAGCTGGTGGACAATCTGGTGGGATTCCAAGTTCAGCATCATCAAAAAGAGGTTCTGAAAAGAGGCGGGGTTCTACTACAATG TATGTTCTAAGGGATAGCTTGAAAAATGCAAGTGGCAAAGACAAATCAACATACATTCTGGTTTCTAGAAGAGATGAGCAGCAACTTTCCAATAAGCCTGTTATTTTGGCATCATCTGTGGGAACTGAAGTATCTGAAGAGGAAAGCG GAGCTACTAGAATTACTGATGCCGATAAAAATAAAGTTCTGCTTCtgaaagggaaagggaaagagaaagagaaagaaatttCTCAT GTGGCTGGAAGTATATTGCATCAACAGAATTTTACTTCTCCAATTAAAACAATACTTCGTTCAACTCCTACCAAACTGAACTCACGACGCGAAAACAGAATAATCAGAGGCATACTGTTAAACAAGGATTCTCGTCAAAGTCAGTGTCCCGGCTTCCAGTCAGAGCAGCATATTGAGACCTCAAATTTGAAAAAAGAGAGACGACCTCCTTGGCATCCACAAGCAAATTTAGGTTTGAAGGATGCATGCAATGCTTCAGATGGTAACGTTGCTGGGAATCACTTGCATGGTGCTAAGAAGCTAGAAAGACGTAGCAGAAACAAAGATAGAACAGATCATGGTGTTTGGACCCTTCGCCATTCTGATGGATCATGTGCTAGTGATGAGTCCTTGCCATCATCTGCTTCTCAATCTGCGCAGATACTTATAGATTCTTCAGAAG GAGCTTGTGGTGATACTAAAGTTGATTTCTCAAGTGTTGGGAGCTGCAAAG GATCCAGTAAGCACATCAGCCGTCGTGTAGCAGTTGCCAATGGATCATCTGCTGTGAATGATGGGAAACCAGGGAAAAGAGCCAATGTGTATGGTTCTCATGAG AAACAAGTATGGGTACAGAAATCTAGTTCTGGTTCTtag
- the LOC107938535 gene encoding regulator of nonsense transcripts UPF3 isoform X5, with protein MKRTLDRTKVVLRHLPPSITETMLMEQVDSAFAGRYNWFSFSPGKNRQKHQSCSRLYIDFKSPEDVLEFAEFFNGHVFVNEKDPEYLEFLEFLAKPVENLPSAEIQLERREAERVGALKDSSIVTPLMDFVRRKRAAKVGSRKSLSNGKLSRRAGGQSGGIPSSASSKRGSEKRRGSTTMYVLRDSLKNASGKDKSTYILVSRRDEQQLSNKPVILASSVGTEVSEEESGATRITDADKNKVLLLKGKGKEKEKEISHVAGSILHQQNFTSPIKTILRSTPTKLNSRRENRIIRGILLNKDSRQSQCPGFQSEQHIETSNLKKERRPPWHPQANLGLKDACNASDGNVAGNHLHGAKKLERRSRNKDRTDHGVWTLRHSDGSCASDESLPSSASQSAQILIDSSEGACGDTKVDFSSVGSCKGKTFASEHNGSSKHISRRVAVANGSSAVNDGKPGKRANVYGSHEKQVWVQKSSSGS; from the exons ATGAAGCGGACTTTGGATCGAACCAAAGTGGTTCTCCGCCACTTGCCACCGTCCATTACGGAGACCATGCTCATGGAACAAGTCGATAGTGCCTTTGCTGGCCGTTACAACTGGTTTTCCTTCAGTCCAGGAAAGAACCG TCAGAAGCATCAGTCTTGTTCCAGACTGTACATAGACTTCAAGAGCCCTGAGGATGTCTTGGAGTTTGCAGAGTTCTTTAATGGTCATGTGTTTGTTAATGAGAAAG ATCCTGAGTATTTGGAGTTCCTTGAATTTCTTGCGAAGCCAGTCGAGAATCTTCCTAGTGCAGAGATACAATTAGAGAGGAGGGAGGCTGAAAGAGTTG GTGCACTGAAGGATTCTTCCATAGTTACACCTTTAATGGATTTTGTTAGACGGAAAAGAGCTGCTAAGGTTGGATCACGg AAGTCACTGTCTAATGGGAAACTTAGCAGAAGAGCTGGTGGACAATCTGGTGGGATTCCAAGTTCAGCATCATCAAAAAGAGGTTCTGAAAAGAGGCGGGGTTCTACTACAATG TATGTTCTAAGGGATAGCTTGAAAAATGCAAGTGGCAAAGACAAATCAACATACATTCTGGTTTCTAGAAGAGATGAGCAGCAACTTTCCAATAAGCCTGTTATTTTGGCATCATCTGTGGGAACTGAAGTATCTGAAGAGGAAAGCG GAGCTACTAGAATTACTGATGCCGATAAAAATAAAGTTCTGCTTCtgaaagggaaagggaaagagaaagagaaagaaatttCTCAT GTGGCTGGAAGTATATTGCATCAACAGAATTTTACTTCTCCAATTAAAACAATACTTCGTTCAACTCCTACCAAACTGAACTCACGACGCGAAAACAGAATAATCAGAGGCATACTGTTAAACAAGGATTCTCGTCAAAGTCAGTGTCCCGGCTTCCAGTCAGAGCAGCATATTGAGACCTCAAATTTGAAAAAAGAGAGACGACCTCCTTGGCATCCACAAGCAAATTTAGGTTTGAAGGATGCATGCAATGCTTCAGATGGTAACGTTGCTGGGAATCACTTGCATGGTGCTAAGAAGCTAGAAAGACGTAGCAGAAACAAAGATAGAACAGATCATGGTGTTTGGACCCTTCGCCATTCTGATGGATCATGTGCTAGTGATGAGTCCTTGCCATCATCTGCTTCTCAATCTGCGCAGATACTTATAGATTCTTCAGAAG GAGCTTGTGGTGATACTAAAGTTGATTTCTCAAGTGTTGGGAGCTGCAAAGGTAAAACTTTTGCAAGTGAACATAATG GATCCAGTAAGCACATCAGCCGTCGTGTAGCAGTTGCCAATGGATCATCTGCTGTGAATGATGGGAAACCAGGGAAAAGAGCCAATGTGTATGGTTCTCATGAG AAACAAGTATGGGTACAGAAATCTAGTTCTGGTTCTtag
- the LOC107938535 gene encoding regulator of nonsense transcripts UPF3 isoform X14 codes for MKRTLDRTKVVLRHLPPSITETMLMEQVDSAFAGRYNWFSFSPGKNRQKHQSCSRLYIDFKSPEDVLEFAEFFNGHVFVNEKGALKDSSIVTPLMDFVRRKRAAKVGSRKSLSNGKLSRRAGGQSGGIPSSASSKRGSEKRRGSTTMYVLRDSLKNASGKDKSTYILVSRRDEQQLSNKPVILASSVGTEVSEEESGATRITDADKNKVLLLKGKGKEKEKEISHVAGSILHQQNFTSPIKTILRSTPTKLNSRRENRIIRGILLNKDSRQSQCPGFQSEQHIETSNLKKERRPPWHPQANLGLKDACNASDGNVAGNHLHGAKKLERRSRNKDRTDHGVWTLRHSDGSCASDESLPSSASQSAQILIDSSEGACGDTKVDFSSVGSCKGKTFASEHNGSSKHISRRVAVANGSSAVNDGKPGKRANVYGSHEKQVWVQKSSSGS; via the exons ATGAAGCGGACTTTGGATCGAACCAAAGTGGTTCTCCGCCACTTGCCACCGTCCATTACGGAGACCATGCTCATGGAACAAGTCGATAGTGCCTTTGCTGGCCGTTACAACTGGTTTTCCTTCAGTCCAGGAAAGAACCG TCAGAAGCATCAGTCTTGTTCCAGACTGTACATAGACTTCAAGAGCCCTGAGGATGTCTTGGAGTTTGCAGAGTTCTTTAATGGTCATGTGTTTGTTAATGAGAAAG GTGCACTGAAGGATTCTTCCATAGTTACACCTTTAATGGATTTTGTTAGACGGAAAAGAGCTGCTAAGGTTGGATCACGg AAGTCACTGTCTAATGGGAAACTTAGCAGAAGAGCTGGTGGACAATCTGGTGGGATTCCAAGTTCAGCATCATCAAAAAGAGGTTCTGAAAAGAGGCGGGGTTCTACTACAATG TATGTTCTAAGGGATAGCTTGAAAAATGCAAGTGGCAAAGACAAATCAACATACATTCTGGTTTCTAGAAGAGATGAGCAGCAACTTTCCAATAAGCCTGTTATTTTGGCATCATCTGTGGGAACTGAAGTATCTGAAGAGGAAAGCG GAGCTACTAGAATTACTGATGCCGATAAAAATAAAGTTCTGCTTCtgaaagggaaagggaaagagaaagagaaagaaatttCTCAT GTGGCTGGAAGTATATTGCATCAACAGAATTTTACTTCTCCAATTAAAACAATACTTCGTTCAACTCCTACCAAACTGAACTCACGACGCGAAAACAGAATAATCAGAGGCATACTGTTAAACAAGGATTCTCGTCAAAGTCAGTGTCCCGGCTTCCAGTCAGAGCAGCATATTGAGACCTCAAATTTGAAAAAAGAGAGACGACCTCCTTGGCATCCACAAGCAAATTTAGGTTTGAAGGATGCATGCAATGCTTCAGATGGTAACGTTGCTGGGAATCACTTGCATGGTGCTAAGAAGCTAGAAAGACGTAGCAGAAACAAAGATAGAACAGATCATGGTGTTTGGACCCTTCGCCATTCTGATGGATCATGTGCTAGTGATGAGTCCTTGCCATCATCTGCTTCTCAATCTGCGCAGATACTTATAGATTCTTCAGAAG GAGCTTGTGGTGATACTAAAGTTGATTTCTCAAGTGTTGGGAGCTGCAAAGGTAAAACTTTTGCAAGTGAACATAATG GATCCAGTAAGCACATCAGCCGTCGTGTAGCAGTTGCCAATGGATCATCTGCTGTGAATGATGGGAAACCAGGGAAAAGAGCCAATGTGTATGGTTCTCATGAG AAACAAGTATGGGTACAGAAATCTAGTTCTGGTTCTtag
- the LOC107938535 gene encoding regulator of nonsense transcripts UPF3 isoform X9: MSWSLQSSLMVMCLLMRKFKTIVEYAPSQCVPTLWAKNDDCEGTIFKDPEYLEFLEFLAKPVENLPSAEIQLERREAERVGALKDSSIVTPLMDFVRRKRAAKVGSRKSLSNGKLSRRAGGQSGGIPSSASSKRGSEKRRGSTTMYVLRDSLKNASGKDKSTYILVSRRDEQQLSNKPVILASSVGTEVSEEESGATRITDADKNKVLLLKGKGKEKEKEISHVAGSILHQQNFTSPIKTILRSTPTKLNSRRENRIIRGILLNKDSRQSQCPGFQSEQHIETSNLKKERRPPWHPQANLGLKDACNASDGNVAGNHLHGAKKLERRSRNKDRTDHGVWTLRHSDGSCASDESLPSSASQSAQILIDSSEVSSSNSRLQKTELYFIKNNFGVPFSENCPGACGDTKVDFSSVGSCKGKTFASEHNGSSKHISRRVAVANGSSAVNDGKPGKRANVYGSHEKQVWVQKSSSGS; encoded by the exons ATGTCTTGGAGTTTGCAGAGTTCTTTAATGGTCATGTGTTTGTTAATGAGAAAG TTTAAAACTATTGTTGAGTATGCACCTTCCCAATGCGTTCCCACGCTCTGGGCTAAAAATGATGATTGTGAAGGGACTATATTCAAAG ATCCTGAGTATTTGGAGTTCCTTGAATTTCTTGCGAAGCCAGTCGAGAATCTTCCTAGTGCAGAGATACAATTAGAGAGGAGGGAGGCTGAAAGAGTTG GTGCACTGAAGGATTCTTCCATAGTTACACCTTTAATGGATTTTGTTAGACGGAAAAGAGCTGCTAAGGTTGGATCACGg AAGTCACTGTCTAATGGGAAACTTAGCAGAAGAGCTGGTGGACAATCTGGTGGGATTCCAAGTTCAGCATCATCAAAAAGAGGTTCTGAAAAGAGGCGGGGTTCTACTACAATG TATGTTCTAAGGGATAGCTTGAAAAATGCAAGTGGCAAAGACAAATCAACATACATTCTGGTTTCTAGAAGAGATGAGCAGCAACTTTCCAATAAGCCTGTTATTTTGGCATCATCTGTGGGAACTGAAGTATCTGAAGAGGAAAGCG GAGCTACTAGAATTACTGATGCCGATAAAAATAAAGTTCTGCTTCtgaaagggaaagggaaagagaaagagaaagaaatttCTCAT GTGGCTGGAAGTATATTGCATCAACAGAATTTTACTTCTCCAATTAAAACAATACTTCGTTCAACTCCTACCAAACTGAACTCACGACGCGAAAACAGAATAATCAGAGGCATACTGTTAAACAAGGATTCTCGTCAAAGTCAGTGTCCCGGCTTCCAGTCAGAGCAGCATATTGAGACCTCAAATTTGAAAAAAGAGAGACGACCTCCTTGGCATCCACAAGCAAATTTAGGTTTGAAGGATGCATGCAATGCTTCAGATGGTAACGTTGCTGGGAATCACTTGCATGGTGCTAAGAAGCTAGAAAGACGTAGCAGAAACAAAGATAGAACAGATCATGGTGTTTGGACCCTTCGCCATTCTGATGGATCATGTGCTAGTGATGAGTCCTTGCCATCATCTGCTTCTCAATCTGCGCAGATACTTATAGATTCTTCAGAAG TTAGTAGCAGCAACTCAAGATTGCAGAAAACAGAGCTTTATTTTATCAAGAATAACTTTGGAGTTCCTTTTTCTGAAAATTGTCCAGGAGCTTGTGGTGATACTAAAGTTGATTTCTCAAGTGTTGGGAGCTGCAAAGGTAAAACTTTTGCAAGTGAACATAATG GATCCAGTAAGCACATCAGCCGTCGTGTAGCAGTTGCCAATGGATCATCTGCTGTGAATGATGGGAAACCAGGGAAAAGAGCCAATGTGTATGGTTCTCATGAG AAACAAGTATGGGTACAGAAATCTAGTTCTGGTTCTtag
- the LOC107938535 gene encoding regulator of nonsense transcripts UPF3 isoform X18 — MSWSLQSSLMVMCLLMRKFKTIVEYAPSQCVPTLWAKNDDCEGTIFKDPEYLEFLEFLAKPVENLPSAEIQLERREAERVGALKDSSIVTPLMDFVRRKRAAKVGSRKSLSNGKLSRRAGGQSGGIPSSASSKRGSEKRRGSTTMYVLRDSLKNASGKDKSTYILVSRRDEQQLSNKPVILASSVGTEVSEEESGATRITDADKNKVLLLKGKGKEKEKEISHVAGSILHQQNFTSPIKTILRSTPTKLNSRRENRIIRGILLNKDSRQSQCPGFQSEQHIETSNLKKERRPPWHPQANLGLKDACNASDGNVAGNHLHGAKKLERRSRNKDRTDHGVWTLRHSDGSCASDESLPSSASQSAQILIDSSEGACGDTKVDFSSVGSCKGSSKHISRRVAVANGSSAVNDGKPGKRANVYGSHEKQVWVQKSSSGS, encoded by the exons ATGTCTTGGAGTTTGCAGAGTTCTTTAATGGTCATGTGTTTGTTAATGAGAAAG TTTAAAACTATTGTTGAGTATGCACCTTCCCAATGCGTTCCCACGCTCTGGGCTAAAAATGATGATTGTGAAGGGACTATATTCAAAG ATCCTGAGTATTTGGAGTTCCTTGAATTTCTTGCGAAGCCAGTCGAGAATCTTCCTAGTGCAGAGATACAATTAGAGAGGAGGGAGGCTGAAAGAGTTG GTGCACTGAAGGATTCTTCCATAGTTACACCTTTAATGGATTTTGTTAGACGGAAAAGAGCTGCTAAGGTTGGATCACGg AAGTCACTGTCTAATGGGAAACTTAGCAGAAGAGCTGGTGGACAATCTGGTGGGATTCCAAGTTCAGCATCATCAAAAAGAGGTTCTGAAAAGAGGCGGGGTTCTACTACAATG TATGTTCTAAGGGATAGCTTGAAAAATGCAAGTGGCAAAGACAAATCAACATACATTCTGGTTTCTAGAAGAGATGAGCAGCAACTTTCCAATAAGCCTGTTATTTTGGCATCATCTGTGGGAACTGAAGTATCTGAAGAGGAAAGCG GAGCTACTAGAATTACTGATGCCGATAAAAATAAAGTTCTGCTTCtgaaagggaaagggaaagagaaagagaaagaaatttCTCAT GTGGCTGGAAGTATATTGCATCAACAGAATTTTACTTCTCCAATTAAAACAATACTTCGTTCAACTCCTACCAAACTGAACTCACGACGCGAAAACAGAATAATCAGAGGCATACTGTTAAACAAGGATTCTCGTCAAAGTCAGTGTCCCGGCTTCCAGTCAGAGCAGCATATTGAGACCTCAAATTTGAAAAAAGAGAGACGACCTCCTTGGCATCCACAAGCAAATTTAGGTTTGAAGGATGCATGCAATGCTTCAGATGGTAACGTTGCTGGGAATCACTTGCATGGTGCTAAGAAGCTAGAAAGACGTAGCAGAAACAAAGATAGAACAGATCATGGTGTTTGGACCCTTCGCCATTCTGATGGATCATGTGCTAGTGATGAGTCCTTGCCATCATCTGCTTCTCAATCTGCGCAGATACTTATAGATTCTTCAGAAG GAGCTTGTGGTGATACTAAAGTTGATTTCTCAAGTGTTGGGAGCTGCAAAG GATCCAGTAAGCACATCAGCCGTCGTGTAGCAGTTGCCAATGGATCATCTGCTGTGAATGATGGGAAACCAGGGAAAAGAGCCAATGTGTATGGTTCTCATGAG AAACAAGTATGGGTACAGAAATCTAGTTCTGGTTCTtag